Proteins co-encoded in one Camelus bactrianus isolate YW-2024 breed Bactrian camel chromosome 6, ASM4877302v1, whole genome shotgun sequence genomic window:
- the VTI1B gene encoding vesicle transport through interaction with t-SNAREs homolog 1B, giving the protein MANSAASSEHFEKLHEIFRGLHEDLRGVPERLLGMAGTEEKKKLIRDFDEKQQEANETLAEMEEELRYAPLSFRNPMMSKVRTYRKDLAKLHREVRSTPLTATPGGRGDMKYGTYAVENEHMNRLQSQRALLLQGTESLNRATQSIERSHRLATETDQIGSDIIEELGEQRDQLERTKSRLVNTSENLSKSRKILRSMSRKVTTNKLLLSIIILLELAILGGLVYYKFFRRH; this is encoded by the exons ATGGCCAACTCCGCCGCCTCCTCTGAGCATTTCGAGAAACTGCATGAGATCTTCCGCGGCCTCCATGAAGACCTCCGAGGGGTGCCGGAGCGGCTCCTGGGGATGGCAGGGACAG aagagAAGAAGAAGTTGATCAGAGATTTTGATGAAAAGCAACAGGAAGCAAATGAAACG CTGGCAGAGATGGAAGAAGAACTACGTTATGCACCCCTATCTTTTCGTAACCCTATGATGTCTAAGGTTCGAACCTACCGAAAGGACCTTGCCAAACTCCATCGGGAAGTGAGAAGTACACCTTTGACAGCCACACCTGGAGGCCGTGGAGACATGAAATATGGTACATACGCTGTAGAGAATGAGCATATG AATCGGCTACAATCTCAAAGGGCATTGCTTCTGCAAGGCACTGAAAGTCTGAACCGGGCCACCCAGAGTATTGAGCGTTCTCATCGGCTTGCCACAGAGACTGACCAGATTGGCTCAGATATCATAGAAGAGCTGGGGGAGCAACGTGACCAGTTGGAACGTACCAAGAGTAGA CTGGTAAACACAAGTGAAAACTTGAGCAAAAGTCGAAAGATTCTCCGTTCAATGTCCagaaa AGTGACAACCAACAAGCTGCTACTTTCCATCATTATCTTACTGGAGCTAGCCATCCTGGGAGGCCTGGTCTACTACAAATTCTTTCGCAGGCATTGA
- the ARG2 gene encoding arginase-2, mitochondrial has translation MSLRSSLSRLLRAQVHSVPRKSVHSVAVIGAPFSQGQKRKGVEYGPAAIREAGLMKRLSNLGCHLKDFGDLSFTPVPKDDLYNNLIVNPRSVGLANQELAEVVSRAVSGGYSCVTVGGDHSLAIGTISGHARHCPDLCVIWVDAHADINTPLTTSSGNLHGQPVSFLLRELQDKVPQLPGFSWIKPCISSPSIVYIGLRDVDPPEHFILKNYDIQYFSMRDIDRLGIQKVMEQTFDLLIGKRQRPIHLSFDIDAFDPTLAPATGTPVVGGLTYREGMYVTEEIHNTGLLSALDLVEVNPRLAASEEEAKATAGLAVDVIASSFGQTREGGHVVYDQLPTPSSPDESESEERVRI, from the exons ATGTCCCTGAGGAGCAGCCTCTCGCGTCTCCTCCGGGCTCAAGTGCATTCCGTGCCGAGGAAGTCCGTCCATTCTGTGGCTGTCATTGGAGCCCCATTCTCACAGGGACAG aaaagaaaaggagtggAATATGGTCCTGCTGCTATAAGAGAAGCGGGCTTGATGAAAAGGCTTTCCAATTTGG GCTGCCACCTTAAAGACTTCGGAGATTTGAGTTTTACTCCAGTTCCCAAAGATGATCTCTACAACAATCTGATAGTGAATCCTCGCTCAGTGGGCCTTGCCAACCAGGAACTAGCTGAGGTGGTCAGCAGAGCGGTGTCAGGTGGCTACAGCTGCGTCACAGTGGGAGGGGACCACAG CTTGGCAATTGGTACCATTAGTGGCCACGCCCGGCACTGCCCAGACCTTTGTGTAATCTGGGTTGATGCCCACGCTGACATCAATACACCCCTCACCACGTCATCTGGAAATCTCCATGGACAGCCAGTTTCATTTCTCCTCAGAGAACTACAGGACAAG GTACCACAACTCCCAGGATTTTCCTGGATCAAACCTTGTATCTCTTCCCCAAGTATTGTATATATTGGGCTAAGAGACGTGGACCCTCCTGAACA ttttattttaaagaattatgaTATTCAGTATTTTTCCATGAGAGACATAGATCGACTTGGTATACAGAAGGTCATGGAACAGACGTTCGATCTGCTGATTGGCAA AAGACAAAGGCCAATCCATCTGAGTTTTGATATTGACGCATTTGACCCTACACTGGCTCCAGCCACAGGAACCCCTGTGGTAGGGGGACTGACCTATCGAGAAGGCATGTATGTTACTGAGGAAATACACAATACAG GGTTGCTCTCAGCACTGGATCTTGTTGAAGTCAATCCTCGGTTGGCCGCTTCAGAGGAAGAGGCCAAGGCTACAGCTGGCCTGGCAGTGGATGTGATTGCTTCAAGTTTTGGTCAGACAAGGGAGGGAGGGCACGTTGTCTATGACCAACTTCCGACTCCCAGTTCACCAGATGAATCAGAAAGTGAAGAACGTGTAAGAATTTAG